A single window of Cellulomonas sp. NTE-D12 DNA harbors:
- a CDS encoding alpha-amylase family protein, with the protein MRIRDTGDLWWKNAVIYCLDVKTFMDWNDDGYGDLPGAVQRIDHLADLGVTCLWLMPFYPTTDYDDGYDITDYYGVDPRLGDAGDFVELVRTAKDRGIRVIADLVVNHTSDKHPWFQAARRSKDSKYRDFYVWRSDEPPDTHKEVVFPDKEKGIWTYDEVAGEWYRHHFYHQQPDLNTANPQVRDAIAKVMGYWAQLGLSGFRVDAVPFFLADVASRPDDDVDRPHQFLTALRAFLSRRVGDSILMGEVNLPYDQQSLFFGDHDDQGVVEGRELDLQFDFIVMQNLYLSLARQDARPLRTALESRPEIPKDSQWATFVRNHDELTLDKLTDEERQEVFDAFGPEEDMQLYDRGLRRRLPPMLDGDPRRVRMVYSLLFALPGTPVLFYGEEIGMGENLAAEDRRAVRTPMQWTSGKNGGFSRVAPSRLVRPVTDGPFGPEHVNVADQRRDPESLLSFVQTLIRRYREAPELGWTQRAEILDQPHDSVLAMRSTWGDASMVSLHNLSKEAVVVPLELPDLPEGTCLVDLLCEGTTEVDEKGRVELSLSGYGYRWLRVEEPGSRRLL; encoded by the coding sequence ATGCGGATCCGTGACACCGGCGACCTGTGGTGGAAGAACGCCGTCATCTACTGCCTGGACGTCAAGACGTTCATGGACTGGAACGACGACGGCTACGGCGACCTACCGGGCGCGGTCCAGCGCATCGACCACCTGGCCGACCTGGGCGTCACTTGCCTGTGGCTGATGCCGTTCTACCCGACCACCGACTACGACGACGGCTACGACATCACCGACTACTACGGCGTCGACCCCCGGCTCGGCGACGCCGGCGACTTCGTCGAGCTGGTGCGCACGGCGAAGGACCGCGGCATCCGCGTCATCGCCGACCTGGTGGTCAACCACACCTCGGACAAGCACCCGTGGTTCCAGGCGGCCCGCCGCAGCAAGGACAGCAAGTACCGGGACTTCTACGTGTGGCGGTCCGACGAGCCGCCGGACACGCACAAGGAGGTCGTCTTCCCCGACAAGGAGAAGGGGATCTGGACGTACGACGAGGTGGCCGGCGAGTGGTACCGGCACCACTTCTACCACCAGCAGCCGGACCTCAACACGGCGAACCCGCAGGTCAGGGACGCGATCGCGAAGGTGATGGGGTACTGGGCGCAGCTGGGGCTGTCCGGGTTCCGCGTCGACGCCGTGCCCTTCTTCCTCGCCGACGTGGCGTCCAGGCCCGACGACGACGTCGACCGACCGCACCAGTTCCTCACCGCGCTGCGGGCCTTCCTGTCCCGGCGGGTGGGCGACTCGATCCTGATGGGTGAGGTCAACCTGCCGTACGACCAGCAGAGCCTGTTCTTCGGCGACCACGACGACCAGGGCGTGGTGGAGGGCCGCGAGCTGGACCTGCAGTTCGACTTCATCGTGATGCAGAACCTGTACCTGTCCCTCGCCCGGCAGGACGCGCGGCCGCTGCGCACCGCGCTCGAGTCCCGGCCGGAGATCCCGAAGGACTCGCAGTGGGCGACGTTCGTGCGGAACCACGACGAGCTCACGCTCGACAAGCTGACCGACGAGGAGCGCCAGGAGGTGTTCGACGCCTTCGGCCCCGAGGAGGACATGCAGCTGTACGACCGCGGCCTGCGCCGCCGGCTTCCCCCGATGCTCGACGGCGACCCCCGTCGGGTGCGGATGGTGTACTCCCTGCTCTTCGCCCTGCCCGGCACACCGGTGCTGTTCTACGGCGAGGAGATCGGCATGGGCGAGAACCTCGCGGCCGAGGACCGGCGGGCGGTCCGCACCCCCATGCAGTGGACGTCCGGCAAGAACGGCGGGTTCAGCCGCGTGGCGCCGTCACGGCTGGTGCGGCCGGTGACCGACGGACCGTTCGGGCCGGAGCACGTGAACGTCGCCGACCAGCGGCGCGACCCGGAGTCGCTCCTCTCGTTCGTCCAGACCCTGATCCGCCGGTACCGGGAGGCGCCCGAGCTGGGCTGGACGCAGCGGGCGGAGATCCTCGACCAGCCGCACGACTCGGTGCTGGCGATGCGGTCCACCTGGGGCGACGCGTCGATGGTCAGCCTGCACAACCTGAGCAAGGAGGCCGTGGTGGTGCCCCTCGAGCTGCCGGACCTGCCGGAGGGCACCTGCCTGGTGGACCTGCTGTGCGAGGGGACGACGGAGGTCGACGAGAAGGGCCGCGTCGAGCTATCCCTGTCCGGCTACGGCTACCGGTGGCTGCGGGTCGAGGAGCCGGGCTCGCGGCGGCTGCTGTAG
- a CDS encoding Gfo/Idh/MocA family oxidoreductase — translation MTAPLAYAVVGSGWRGEFFVRMARLMPDRFRCTGVVTRSDERAEWVRRTWGVPALRSLDEIDGVDVVVVATPWPVTPVTIRALVDREIPVLAETPPAPDADGLVTLWHHVGSTELVQVAEHSVFMPAHAAREAVVDSGLIGEPTSVQVSSTHLYHAMGLVRRLLGVAPGPAVVRASAFTAPLLDPRNRDGWTGAEWPVGARTVLATVDLGENRSALYDFTDNQWHNPLRANRIVVRGSLGEIVDDAVTRWAGDRTVVTSPIVRRQSGIEQNLDGWDTEHLSLDGQVLWRNPFEGTRLADDDLAVAGLLAATAEWVHGTGPAPYPLAEGCQDHLLGLAIEESARTGEPVQVPAAPWATA, via the coding sequence ATGACTGCACCCCTGGCCTACGCGGTGGTCGGCTCCGGCTGGCGCGGCGAGTTCTTCGTCCGGATGGCGCGGCTGATGCCGGACCGGTTCCGGTGCACCGGGGTGGTGACGCGGTCCGACGAGCGTGCCGAGTGGGTGCGGCGGACGTGGGGCGTGCCGGCGCTGCGCTCGCTCGACGAGATCGACGGGGTCGACGTGGTGGTGGTGGCCACCCCGTGGCCGGTGACGCCGGTGACGATCCGCGCCCTGGTGGACCGCGAGATCCCGGTGCTGGCGGAGACGCCCCCGGCGCCCGACGCCGACGGCCTGGTGACGCTGTGGCACCACGTCGGCTCCACCGAGCTGGTGCAGGTGGCCGAGCACAGCGTGTTCATGCCGGCGCACGCCGCCCGGGAGGCCGTGGTCGACTCCGGCCTGATCGGCGAACCGACCAGCGTCCAGGTGTCCTCGACGCACCTGTACCACGCGATGGGCCTGGTCAGGCGGCTGCTCGGGGTGGCGCCGGGTCCCGCCGTGGTCCGCGCGTCGGCGTTCACCGCCCCGCTGCTGGACCCGCGGAACCGCGACGGCTGGACCGGTGCCGAATGGCCGGTCGGTGCCCGCACCGTGCTGGCCACCGTCGACCTGGGCGAGAACCGCAGCGCCCTCTACGACTTCACGGACAACCAGTGGCACAACCCGCTGCGCGCCAACCGGATCGTGGTGCGCGGCTCGCTCGGCGAGATCGTCGACGACGCCGTGACCCGCTGGGCGGGGGACCGGACCGTGGTCACGTCGCCGATCGTCCGGCGGCAGTCGGGCATCGAGCAGAACCTCGACGGGTGGGACACCGAGCACCTCAGCCTGGACGGGCAGGTGCTGTGGCGGAACCCGTTCGAGGGGACCCGGCTCGCCGACGACGACCTGGCGGTGGCGGGCCTGCTCGCGGCGACCGCGGAGTGGGTGCACGGCACCGGACCGGCGCCGT